The Paenibacillus sp. G2S3 region ATAAAGGTAACCGCAATATAATCGTTAGCACACACGAAAGCAGATGGAAGCTCATTGATTTGACTCAGTCTAGTATCTGCCCACTCTGGACTCGAAAAAAATAGTTGATCATCATCGAGAATGCATTGTGTGAGATCAAGCTGAATCCCGGATTCTATCAGTGCGCGATTAAAGCCCACCCATCTTTCATTAAAGCTCCTACAGTGATTATAGTCCCCGATGAACCCCAGTGATTTGTAACCGCCCTCAATTAACTTTTTGGTAAGTTGGTAGGTGCTGTGTTCGTTCTCCATGAGAAGTACATCTGCTTGAAATTCAGGGTAACAGACATCTGCAGAGCAGTCGATGAAAATAGTTGGAATACCTAGACTTGTAATCAGCTTACTATATTCCGAATTGAACAACTCAATACAAATAATTCCGTCTACATTGGAGACATCAAAATTATTTGGAAGAGACAGGGACTCTTGATCAATGTCTCTTATAATGTGCATGGATAAATTATATCCTTCTGCACTGATTCTTTTTTCCATGCCACTGATTAGTTTCGACCCAAAGTGGGAATTGTTAGGTAAGTTTTCTGTTAATAAAGCGATGTTTCCAGAGTTTCTGGATTGAACACTCTCGGTGTCCATAAAAGCAAATTGTTTATATTTTAACTCTATCGCTTTCTTTATAACCTTGTTTCTGGTTTCATCAGGTATACCATTCGTTCCATTTAGGGCTTTGGAAGCTGTGTTTCTGGAGATTCCTAAAGCATCCGCGATATCTTGTATGGTTACTTTTTCTCTGGCCATCTATGTAATTCACCTCTATATTCTTGTTCTTAATATTCGCCACAAATAGTGTACTATTTGCCATTATTCCAACTCTCTTTAATGTATATTAGTTTGCTTAAAATAGCAACACGATATTTACAAATGAACAATCTAGTTTACATTTTATTTGGTTATTGCTGTGCAAAAAAATAGCTATATTTTCATTTTATTGAGAGAATGATGAGATTAAAGTATGTGAACATATTTAAAATGGCTGTATTTGTAATTATGTAAAAATTCATATGCCATTTATGAACAAAATAATTTGTCATATGCACATAAATATTTTTACAAAATGTATTGACGAACGATTGAGTGTTTGGTAAATTGTAAAAGCAGCAGGACATAGGTGAGTTTGAAAGCCCTTACTGCATCAAGATGTAAACATTGATAAGAACGGAGGTAAAGGCATTGCATAACCCAATAGAAGCCGAACACGGAATAACGGTGATGAGACATAAGAGTTCCTTAATGAATTATCTAAAGAAGCACTACTTTCTTTATATTTTGCTCGCACCTGCTGTGATTCTGACCCTTATTTTTAAATACGGTCCTATGTATGGTGCGATTATAGCCTTTAAAGATTTCAGCCCAATCAAAGGGATTATGGGGAGTGAATGGGTAGGCTTGTACAACTTCGAGAAATTCCTTTCTTCCCCCAATTTCGAAGTTATCTTTATGAATACGCTTAAATTAAGTTTCTTCGGATTAATTCTGAGTTTTCCAATTCCGATCCTACTTGCCTTGATGTTGAATCAAATTCGCCGTGCAGGCGTCAAAAAGAACATTCAATTGTTCTTGTATGCGCCTAACTTTATTTCTGTTGTCGTTGTGGTCGGGATGTTGTTTATCTTCTTGTCCCCAACGGGACCGATTAACCAGTTTTTTACCTGGCTTACAGGTGAACCGATTATGTTCATGTCTCGTCCTGAGTACTTCCGTTCGATCTACATTTTATCCGATATTTGGACCGGAGCCGGTTGGGCATCCATTATTTACGTAGCAGCGCTTGCTAATGTCGATCCTGAGTTACATAATGCAGCCAATCTCGATGGCGCTAATCTTCTACAAAGAATACGCCATATCGATCTGCCAACCATTCGCCCAATTATGGCTATCGTATTTATCCTTGCAGCCGGTGGGATTATGTCGATTGGCTTCGAGAAAGCCTATCTCATGCAAACGGCGATGAACTTGCCAACCTCAGAAATCATTCCGACTTACGTTTATAAAATTGGTTTGCAGTCGGGCGATTATGCCTATTCAGCCGCAGTAGGATTGTTTAACTCTATCATCAACATCGTCTTGCTCCTCACAGTTAACTTCACCGTGAAGAAACTGAATGAGGGTGAAGGTCTTTACTAAGAAAGGAGCAACAAGCTATGCCCATTAAACATTCCGGCTTAGATCGCTTTATCGTCGTGCTGAACGCGATCTTCCTGACACTGGCCGTACTTATCATCGTACTTCCTTTGATTTATGTAGTGATTGCCTCTTTTATGGATCCATCTGTGCTGCTCAGTAAAGGATTATCATTCAATCTTTCGGACTGGTCATTAGAAGGGTATAAAAAAATTCTTTCTAATCCTGCCATGATCCGAGGTTTTGGAAACTCTGTTTTATACTCTGTTTCATTTGCTATGATTACCGTTCTGGTCTCAATCTGTGCCGGTTACGCACTGTCCGATGACAGGCTCAAAGGAAAAGGGTTCTTCATGACCTTGTTTATTATCACCATGTTCTTTGGGGGTGGACTCATACCTACATATCTGCTCGTTAAGAACCTTGGTCTGCTTGATACAGTATGGGCGGTGATCATTCCAGGGGCAGTCAATGTTTGGAACATTATTCTCTCTAGAACTTTCTTCAAAGGAGTTCCGAATGAAATGAAGGAAGCCGCTAATGTTGACGGGGCTTCGGAGATGCGGATTTTCTTCAGTGTCGTATTACCGCTCTCCAAACCGATTGTTTTTGTGCTCGCTCTTTATGCCTTTGTGGGCCAGTGGAATTCCTACTTTGACGCTATGATCTATTTAGATAATCCGAATCTTCATCCACTGCAACTGGTGTTGCGTTCCATCTTAATTCAGAACCAGGTAGATCCGGGCATGATCAGCGATCAACTCGCCATGGCGGAAATGAAACGATTGTCTGAAATCATCAAGTATGCTGCCATCGTTGTTTCCAGTTTGCCACTCATTGTTATGTATCCGTTCTTCCAGAAGTACTTTGAAAAAGGTGTTATGGTCGGTTCCCTTAAGTAGGAAACAGGCTGCACATAGATAAAGATTAATTCATTCATATCTAATTTGGAGGTCATACCCTATGAAAAGAATTAAGAAATCAAGAGTTTCGACGAAAGCAGCTTCTGTAACTGTACTTGCTTCACTTATGTTCCTTAGTGCATGCGGTGGAGGAGGAGGGGGAAGTGCAGCTAGTAAAGAACAGGACGCCAGCGGTAAAGTAACTTTGAACTTTATTACGCAAAGCTCTCCACTTGCACCAACGGATCCAAATGAAAAACTGATTAATAAACGTCTTGAAGAAAAGACGAATGTTCATATTAATTGGAAGAATTTCACGAAAGACGTATTTGTTGAAAAAAGGAACCTGGCTGTGGCAAGCGGTGATCTTCCTGATGCTATTTTTAATGCGGACTACAGTGACTATGAGCTGCTCAAGCTTGCTAAAGATGGTGCCATCGTCCCGCTGAATGATCTTATCGAGAATAATATGCCAAACTTCAAAAAGGTGCTGGAAGAAGCACCGGAATATAAGAGTATGATTACGGCACCAGATGGCAATATTTATGCCTTTCCATGGATTGAAGAGCTGGGTAGCGGCAAAGAAAGAATCCAAGCGGTAGATAGTATGCCTTGGATCAATGTGGAATGGCTTAAGAAGCTTGGCCTTGATATGCCTAAAACAACAGAAGAATTAAAGGAAGTATTAATTGCATTCAAGACAAAAGATCCAAATGGCAACGGTAAGGCTGACGAAATTCCATTGTCCTTTATTAACAAGCCGGGAGCAGAAGATCTGGCATTCCTATTTGCTTCGTTTGGATTGGGTGAGAACCCTGACCATGCGGTTGTGAGCAATGATGGGAAAGTGATATTTACGGCGGCACAAGAAGACTACAAGGAAGCCGTTTCTTTTATTAACGAGCTGTATAAAGAAGGACTCATTGATATTGAAGCCTACACACAAGACTGGAGTACTTACCTTGCAAAAGGAAAGGATCAGAAATACGGACTTTACTTCTCATGGGATAAGGCCAACATCACCGGAGATAATGACAGCTATGAAGTTATGCCTCCACTTGCTGGACCTGATGGCGAAGTTAACGTAACAAGAACGAACGCGCTTGGTTTGGGAAGAGGTAAGATGGTTGTCACAAGTGCCAATAAGAACTTGGAAACGACAGCGAAATGGGTTGATCAACTCTTTGATCCGATTCAATCTGTACAGAACAACTGGGGGACGTATGGAGATGAAAAACAGCAGAATATTTTCGAATTTGATAAAG contains the following coding sequences:
- a CDS encoding ABC transporter permease subunit, translated to MRHKSSLMNYLKKHYFLYILLAPAVILTLIFKYGPMYGAIIAFKDFSPIKGIMGSEWVGLYNFEKFLSSPNFEVIFMNTLKLSFFGLILSFPIPILLALMLNQIRRAGVKKNIQLFLYAPNFISVVVVVGMLFIFLSPTGPINQFFTWLTGEPIMFMSRPEYFRSIYILSDIWTGAGWASIIYVAALANVDPELHNAANLDGANLLQRIRHIDLPTIRPIMAIVFILAAGGIMSIGFEKAYLMQTAMNLPTSEIIPTYVYKIGLQSGDYAYSAAVGLFNSIINIVLLLTVNFTVKKLNEGEGLY
- a CDS encoding LacI family DNA-binding transcriptional regulator codes for the protein MAREKVTIQDIADALGISRNTASKALNGTNGIPDETRNKVIKKAIELKYKQFAFMDTESVQSRNSGNIALLTENLPNNSHFGSKLISGMEKRISAEGYNLSMHIIRDIDQESLSLPNNFDVSNVDGIICIELFNSEYSKLITSLGIPTIFIDCSADVCYPEFQADVLLMENEHSTYQLTKKLIEGGYKSLGFIGDYNHCRSFNERWVGFNRALIESGIQLDLTQCILDDDQLFFSSPEWADTRLSQINELPSAFVCANDYIAVTFMKSLKNVLSIPNDIVICGFDNGPESSIVEPHLTTVHIYSNEMGVKAAEMLLSRINDPKQPYQVSHIYTKLIIRDSTPNIS
- a CDS encoding ABC transporter substrate-binding protein yields the protein MKRIKKSRVSTKAASVTVLASLMFLSACGGGGGGSAASKEQDASGKVTLNFITQSSPLAPTDPNEKLINKRLEEKTNVHINWKNFTKDVFVEKRNLAVASGDLPDAIFNADYSDYELLKLAKDGAIVPLNDLIENNMPNFKKVLEEAPEYKSMITAPDGNIYAFPWIEELGSGKERIQAVDSMPWINVEWLKKLGLDMPKTTEELKEVLIAFKTKDPNGNGKADEIPLSFINKPGAEDLAFLFASFGLGENPDHAVVSNDGKVIFTAAQEDYKEAVSFINELYKEGLIDIEAYTQDWSTYLAKGKDQKYGLYFSWDKANITGDNDSYEVMPPLAGPDGEVNVTRTNALGLGRGKMVVTSANKNLETTAKWVDQLFDPIQSVQNNWGTYGDEKQQNIFEFDKEKGMLKHLPLEGAAPVELREKTSVGGPLAILDSYYGKYTTMPDDAKSRMDIIKNIMAPNMKAENVMPSVFHSIQELDRLTTIETDLFAYVLRMRTEWYQNGKVEAQWDEYLKELDRLGLQEWLEIKQGGYDRATQ
- a CDS encoding carbohydrate ABC transporter permease; translation: MPIKHSGLDRFIVVLNAIFLTLAVLIIVLPLIYVVIASFMDPSVLLSKGLSFNLSDWSLEGYKKILSNPAMIRGFGNSVLYSVSFAMITVLVSICAGYALSDDRLKGKGFFMTLFIITMFFGGGLIPTYLLVKNLGLLDTVWAVIIPGAVNVWNIILSRTFFKGVPNEMKEAANVDGASEMRIFFSVVLPLSKPIVFVLALYAFVGQWNSYFDAMIYLDNPNLHPLQLVLRSILIQNQVDPGMISDQLAMAEMKRLSEIIKYAAIVVSSLPLIVMYPFFQKYFEKGVMVGSLK